A window of Synergistaceae bacterium genomic DNA:
ACGGCGAGACCATCTCCGTGTTTATTGAGGAACGCATCCGCCCGGAGATCAGGTTCGGGTCGAAGACCGAGCTGAAGCGGAGGATGAAAGCGGACGCAGATGCCGCCCGTGAAATCTTCGACCGGGCCCGAGAGAGGGATGCCGATGTATACGGACGTCTCGCAGACGCATTATCGGGTTTTCAGGCCCCTCGGACTTGAAATATGACAGATAGGGTGTTAATATTCCACAGGTCACCCGTTCTAATTGCACGGTTTGACCTTTTCGAACTGAATATCGGTTGTTGACGGGCCTGTAGCTCAGTGGATAGAGCGGCACCCTCCTAAGGTGTAGGTCGGCCGTTCGAATCGGCCCAGGCTCGCCATTTTTTTTGAAAGCGGGTGGCGACTTGATCCCATTGTTACGGAAACATTTGGCTCTTTCGGTCGCCATTCTTGCATTATTCTACTTCTTTGCCGTTCCTATGAATTTCTTGACAATCACATCCTCCGGAGGGACGATACTGTACGATGCTCCGGTAGGAGGCGGAGAGTCCTTCATCCTGCGGTTCATTCACTCCGTCGAGAGAACCCCGATAGAGAGCGAATACAGGGTGGTGACAGGTAAGATAGTCCACTGGGAAGAGCGTTTCCTGTCACATAACGCCGGATTGCCGACCGAACCCCCGAGAAACGGGCGGTTCATCATGGCTGAAAACTGGATGATCCTCAGAGGGGGAGGTCCATCCGCCGGCTCCTTTCGCTACAGGGTAGGCAACGAGGAACTGGGGAGGAACCTGCTTTTTTTGCCGAACGGCTCCGAGGTCCTCCTCTACGTGGACTGCAAACATGATCTCCTTCTGTTTCGTGCGG
This region includes:
- a CDS encoding DUF1850 domain-containing protein, with amino-acid sequence MNFLTITSSGGTILYDAPVGGGESFILRFIHSVERTPIESEYRVVTGKIVHWEERFLSHNAGLPTEPPRNGRFIMAENWMILRGGGPSAGSFRYRVGNEELGRNLLFLPNGSEVLLYVDCKHDLLLFRAELSCLFEHYVIVLVDMAKN